The following are encoded in a window of Salinibacter ruber DSM 13855 genomic DNA:
- the fliQ gene encoding flagellar biosynthesis protein FliQ: protein MNADVAVYWLKESLRTGFMVLGPMLGMALLAGIVVSLFQAVTSMQEMTLSFIPKLIAIAVVFFFMMPWMIQMMTDFTAEIFAAIPSVSK, encoded by the coding sequence ATGAACGCAGACGTTGCTGTCTACTGGCTCAAAGAATCGCTCCGAACGGGATTCATGGTGCTCGGGCCCATGCTGGGCATGGCGCTGCTGGCCGGCATCGTCGTGAGCCTCTTCCAGGCCGTCACCTCCATGCAGGAGATGACGCTCAGCTTCATCCCGAAGCTCATCGCGATTGCCGTCGTCTTCTTCTTCATGATGCCGTGGATGATTCAGATGATGACCGACTTCACGGCCGAGATTTTCGCCGCCATTCCCAGCGTGTCGAAGTGA
- the fliR gene encoding flagellar biosynthetic protein FliR produces MSLLDTEYILRVLLVFVRVSGLMLAAPFFQQKTIPVRVRVLASVVLAYSLAGFATGPLPEHVTHDVGFMLVVLVEAGTGLVMGFTARIIFWAVSFAGTIMGYQMALSLAQTYNPISGTSSNPLGQILSYTFLLAFLLADGHHFLLRALAQSFEVVPLGGAELSGAGPPMLGWMGDFFRLAVRLAAPFLVILFLTDIALGIFARLVPQANLFTLSLPAKLLVGIGIFLVFIQGAVPFFPSLFGEIEQMVHEVLRIIAPG; encoded by the coding sequence ATGTCGCTGCTCGATACCGAATACATTCTGCGGGTGCTGCTCGTGTTCGTGCGGGTGAGTGGCCTGATGCTGGCGGCCCCGTTCTTCCAGCAGAAGACCATTCCCGTGCGGGTGCGGGTGCTGGCCAGCGTGGTGCTGGCCTACAGCCTGGCGGGCTTCGCCACGGGGCCCCTGCCCGAGCACGTAACCCACGACGTCGGGTTCATGCTGGTCGTGCTGGTGGAGGCGGGCACGGGGCTCGTCATGGGCTTTACGGCGCGCATCATTTTCTGGGCGGTGAGCTTTGCGGGGACCATCATGGGGTACCAGATGGCGCTGAGCCTCGCGCAGACCTACAACCCGATCAGCGGCACGTCGAGCAACCCGCTCGGCCAGATTCTCTCGTATACGTTTCTCCTCGCGTTTCTCCTGGCCGACGGGCACCACTTCCTCCTGCGGGCGCTCGCGCAGTCGTTTGAGGTGGTGCCGCTGGGCGGCGCCGAGCTGTCCGGGGCCGGGCCGCCGATGCTGGGGTGGATGGGGGACTTCTTCCGGCTCGCCGTCCGGCTCGCGGCGCCGTTCCTGGTGATCCTCTTCCTGACCGACATCGCGCTGGGCATCTTCGCGCGCCTCGTCCCCCAGGCCAACCTGTTCACGCTCAGCCTGCCCGCAAAGCTGCTCGTGGGCATTGGAATCTTCCTTGTCTTTATACAGGGGGCCGTCCCGTTCTTCCCGTCGCTCTTTGGGGAGATTGAGCAGATGGTGCACGAGGTCCTCCGGATCATTGCCCCCGGGTAG
- a CDS encoding EscU/YscU/HrcU family type III secretion system export apparatus switch protein, protein MSETQEKQYDPTPRRLEKAREKGNVLRATEPVSVGLLLTAMAVFSVGGASAFQSLQDMAARIFLRSARMSLTPASLQRLVAEIGAQVAGMLAPLFIVLIVAAVGLNMVQSGWNVSFTPIQPQLSRVNPLEGLKQIFSSKGAFGFAKTLLKIGVVGPIAYFAMRPLIPEMVQVYTLPLPALLNQAADWFFALMWRVLMGLVVIAALDYAFERWKYYEDLKMSKKEMEDEQKETEGDPEFEEKRREKAKELAEQPRMDHAVMKSDAVVTNPTHYAIALRYDPDEAPAPRVLLKGVRKRALRIKELAAEFDVPTFENRSLAHALYENVPEEEEIPEELYPAVAAILAEVYEQRGDV, encoded by the coding sequence ATGAGTGAGACGCAGGAAAAACAGTACGACCCCACGCCCCGACGCCTCGAAAAGGCGCGCGAGAAGGGAAACGTGCTCCGGGCCACGGAGCCGGTCTCCGTGGGGCTCCTGCTGACGGCGATGGCCGTCTTTTCGGTGGGGGGCGCCTCGGCGTTTCAGTCCCTGCAGGACATGGCGGCCCGCATTTTTCTCCGGTCGGCGCGCATGTCCCTCACCCCGGCGTCGCTCCAGCGCCTCGTCGCGGAGATCGGGGCGCAGGTCGCCGGGATGCTGGCTCCCCTCTTCATTGTGCTCATCGTGGCGGCGGTGGGGCTGAACATGGTCCAGTCCGGGTGGAACGTATCGTTCACCCCGATCCAGCCGCAGCTGAGCCGCGTGAATCCCCTGGAGGGGCTGAAGCAGATTTTTTCCTCGAAGGGGGCCTTCGGCTTCGCGAAAACCCTCCTCAAGATCGGCGTGGTGGGGCCCATCGCGTACTTCGCCATGCGGCCGCTCATTCCCGAGATGGTGCAGGTCTACACGCTGCCGCTGCCAGCCCTGCTCAACCAGGCGGCCGACTGGTTCTTTGCGCTGATGTGGCGGGTGCTGATGGGCCTCGTCGTGATTGCGGCGCTCGACTACGCGTTCGAGCGCTGGAAGTACTACGAGGACCTCAAGATGAGCAAAAAAGAAATGGAGGACGAACAGAAGGAAACGGAGGGGGACCCGGAGTTCGAAGAGAAGCGCCGGGAGAAGGCCAAGGAGCTGGCCGAGCAGCCGCGCATGGACCACGCCGTCATGAAGTCGGACGCGGTTGTTACAAACCCGACGCACTACGCCATTGCCCTCCGCTACGACCCCGACGAGGCGCCGGCCCCGCGGGTGCTGTTGAAGGGCGTGCGCAAGCGCGCACTCCGGATTAAAGAGCTCGCCGCCGAATTTGACGTGCCTACGTTCGAGAATCGGTCCCTGGCACACGCCTTGTACGAGAATGTGCCAGAGGAGGAAGAAATTCCGGAGGAGCTTTACCCGGCCGTCGCCGCCATCCTCGCCGAAGTATACGAGCAGCGCGGCGACGTCTAA